In Desulfosediminicola ganghwensis, a single window of DNA contains:
- a CDS encoding GNAT family N-acetyltransferase, whose protein sequence is MSEIRIRRVERRDLQACVALEERCYQPMEVAPPDFIERRIEVYPDGFYVAEVGSEIVGMINCGATHKDDITDEELKYLIGHVRNGKNGIVFSLAVDPRYRGNGIARKLMEKMIEVSGRKEKQKIILLCKDDLVDFYTALGFSYGGPSSSDFGGYVWHQMQYELPAPAWAVTSHHNSVSLSL, encoded by the coding sequence ATGAGTGAAATACGAATACGAAGAGTTGAGCGAAGAGATTTACAGGCATGTGTAGCTCTTGAAGAGCGTTGCTATCAGCCTATGGAAGTGGCACCGCCAGACTTTATCGAAAGGCGTATAGAAGTATATCCGGACGGGTTTTATGTTGCAGAAGTCGGCAGCGAAATCGTTGGTATGATCAACTGCGGAGCAACACATAAAGATGACATCACCGACGAAGAGTTGAAATACCTCATTGGTCATGTGCGCAATGGCAAAAACGGTATCGTGTTCTCCCTGGCGGTCGATCCAAGATATCGTGGTAACGGTATTGCCAGAAAGCTCATGGAAAAAATGATTGAAGTATCTGGAAGAAAAGAAAAACAAAAGATCATCCTGCTCTGTAAAGACGATCTGGTTGATTTCTATACTGCACTTGGTTTTAGCTATGGTGGGCCGTCTTCGTCTGATTTTGGCGGCTATGTCTGGCACCAGATGCAATACGAGCTGCCGGCTCCCGCGTGGGCAGTAACAAGCCACCACAACTCTGT
- a CDS encoding LysR family transcriptional regulator — protein MQHDLNRLRIFYYIYTHNSVSEAAREMNLSQPAVSQHLQKLERELKVQLFTRIHKKLVPTAAGHKLFTTIQPFLSDLPDILQGLRHPADTPYGLLRIGVPYEFGRAYMPEICFSFRQKYPDVRFSIRLGEPVPLLNLLQEGEIDFAVIDLALTTMQMTGGPDFYNIIPLIDEELTLICSKHYYDRKIEGNHSYQHLIEQDFISDEHDDLFLKHWFLHHFGKSNIHPNVVLMVESHQANLRCVKLGMGMAATSSHLVWREITGGKIVQINSPTPNAINTISLVELQDRIPTITEKTFLTHIKQTMLEDSMIKRFRINADPTVADSFDSADSFPDLP, from the coding sequence ATGCAACACGACCTGAATCGCCTTCGAATTTTCTACTATATTTACACACATAACAGCGTCAGCGAGGCAGCAAGAGAGATGAACCTCTCCCAGCCTGCAGTCAGTCAACATCTTCAAAAACTGGAAAGAGAATTGAAGGTGCAGCTATTTACGCGCATACACAAAAAACTGGTCCCCACCGCTGCAGGCCACAAACTCTTCACCACAATCCAGCCATTTTTATCCGACCTGCCCGACATTCTCCAGGGCCTGCGTCACCCTGCCGATACACCCTATGGATTGCTGCGAATCGGTGTGCCATATGAATTTGGCCGCGCATACATGCCTGAGATCTGTTTTTCGTTTAGACAGAAGTACCCAGACGTACGCTTTTCCATCCGCCTTGGAGAACCGGTACCTCTATTAAATCTGCTGCAGGAGGGGGAGATAGATTTTGCGGTGATCGATCTGGCCCTGACCACCATGCAGATGACCGGAGGACCCGATTTTTATAATATCATTCCGTTAATCGATGAAGAGCTCACCTTGATCTGCTCCAAACACTATTACGACAGGAAGATTGAGGGAAATCATTCATATCAGCACCTGATTGAACAGGATTTTATCTCTGACGAACACGATGATCTCTTTTTAAAGCATTGGTTTCTACACCACTTCGGCAAATCCAATATTCATCCCAACGTGGTGCTGATGGTTGAGAGTCATCAGGCGAATCTCAGATGCGTCAAGCTGGGGATGGGGATGGCGGCAACCTCATCGCATCTTGTCTGGCGCGAGATTACTGGGGGCAAAATAGTGCAGATTAACAGCCCTACTCCCAACGCCATCAACACCATCTCCCTGGTCGAATTGCAGGACCGGATACCCACCATCACTGAAAAAACATTCCTTACCCATATCAAGCAAACCATGCTGGAAGATTCAATGATAAAGAGGTTCCGGATTAATGCCGATCCTACCGTTGCAGACAGTTTCGACAGTGCTGATTCTTTCCCGGATCTACCTTAA